One window from the genome of Marispirochaeta aestuarii encodes:
- the araA gene encoding L-arabinose isomerase: protein MLKKDDFKQLEVWFVTGSQHLYGEETLKQVASDSRKIAAGLAEATKLPLKIVYKTLATTAEEVAKVCIEADASEKCVGLITWMHTFSPAKMWIAGLSGLKKPFVHLHTQFGRDIPWAQIDMDFMNLHQSAHGGREFGFIGSRLRIERKVIVGHWQDPEVMKKLDIWLGAALAWYDSRHMKIARFGDNMREVAVTEGDKVEAQIRFGYSVNGYGVGELVEHIQAVGDGEIASLVDEYANSYRMGPGAEKSDKVRESARIELGMRAFLEEGGFSAFTTTFEDLYGMKQLPGLAVQRLMESGYGFGAEGDWKTSALVRSLKVMALGSPGGVSFMEDYTYHLEPGKERVLGAHMLEVCSSIAADKPSLEVHPLGIGGKDDPARLVFNTNPGPAVNASIIDMGNRFRLLVNPVETVTADDDLPRLPVARVLWKPLPDLKTAAAAWIHAGGAHHTAYSPAVSVEHLEDFAAMAGIEMVLIDENTDLRSFRQELRWNEAYYGLKGL from the coding sequence ATGCTGAAGAAAGACGATTTTAAACAGCTGGAAGTATGGTTTGTCACCGGAAGCCAGCACCTGTACGGAGAAGAGACCCTGAAGCAGGTGGCATCGGATTCGAGGAAGATTGCCGCGGGACTTGCGGAAGCCACAAAACTTCCCCTGAAGATTGTATATAAAACGCTGGCCACAACCGCGGAGGAGGTGGCAAAGGTATGTATTGAGGCCGATGCAAGCGAAAAATGCGTGGGTCTCATTACCTGGATGCACACCTTCTCGCCGGCAAAGATGTGGATTGCCGGTCTTTCGGGACTCAAAAAACCCTTTGTGCATCTCCATACCCAGTTCGGCCGGGACATCCCCTGGGCACAGATCGATATGGACTTCATGAACCTGCATCAGTCCGCCCACGGCGGCAGGGAGTTCGGTTTCATCGGAAGCCGCCTGCGTATCGAGCGCAAGGTAATCGTCGGACACTGGCAGGACCCCGAGGTCATGAAAAAACTCGACATCTGGCTGGGAGCTGCCCTCGCCTGGTACGACTCCAGGCACATGAAGATAGCCCGTTTCGGCGATAACATGCGGGAGGTCGCGGTAACCGAAGGTGACAAGGTTGAAGCCCAGATCCGCTTCGGTTATTCCGTCAACGGATACGGGGTTGGAGAACTGGTAGAGCATATACAGGCCGTGGGGGACGGAGAAATCGCCTCTCTGGTTGACGAATATGCAAACAGCTACAGAATGGGTCCCGGAGCCGAAAAATCCGACAAGGTACGGGAATCAGCCCGGATCGAACTGGGGATGCGGGCCTTTCTGGAGGAAGGAGGATTCTCCGCCTTTACCACGACCTTCGAGGATCTCTACGGCATGAAACAGCTGCCGGGCCTGGCTGTACAGCGACTGATGGAATCGGGTTACGGTTTCGGCGCGGAGGGGGACTGGAAAACCTCCGCCCTGGTCCGCAGCCTGAAGGTTATGGCCCTCGGAAGCCCCGGGGGAGTCAGCTTTATGGAGGATTACACCTATCACCTGGAACCCGGCAAGGAACGGGTCCTGGGCGCCCATATGCTTGAGGTCTGCTCATCCATCGCTGCGGACAAGCCATCCCTGGAGGTCCACCCCCTGGGAATCGGCGGCAAAGACGACCCCGCCCGGCTGGTGTTCAACACAAACCCCGGACCGGCGGTGAACGCCAGTATCATAGATATGGGGAACCGCTTCCGCCTCCTGGTCAATCCTGTTGAAACAGTCACCGCTGATGATGATCTGCCCCGGCTGCCGGTAGCCCGGGTCCTGTGGAAACCCCTGCCGGACCTTAAAACCGCGGCTGCCGCCTGGATACACGCCGGAGGGGCCCATCACACCGCCTACAGTCCCGCAGTCAGTGTGGAGCACCTGGAGGATTTCGCTGCCATGGCCGGGATCGAGATGGTACTTATCGACGAAAACACTGATCTGCGCAGTTTTCGACAGGAACTCCGCTGGAACGAAGCCTATTACGGGCTCAAAGGTCTGTAA
- the araD gene encoding L-ribulose-5-phosphate 4-epimerase AraD — protein sequence MKFTELRREAYEANMEIEKQKLAIYTFGNASAFDPEAGVFAIKPSGVPYAELSPQAMVLVDLDGKVVEGDLRPSSDTPTHAVLYREFSGVLGITHTHSPYGVAWAQACEAVPIYGTTHADHLTEDIPCTEVMRDEAIRNNYEIETGNQIVQAFRGLNPLEIEMVLVACHGPFAWGKSAWKSVYNAAVLEEIAKMAWLTRILRPGTPRLKESLKRKHYDRKHGKDAYYGQA from the coding sequence ATGAAATTTACAGAACTGAGACGTGAGGCCTACGAGGCCAACATGGAGATCGAGAAGCAGAAGCTTGCCATCTATACCTTCGGAAACGCCAGCGCCTTTGATCCTGAAGCCGGCGTATTCGCCATAAAGCCCTCGGGAGTTCCCTATGCGGAACTGAGCCCACAGGCCATGGTTCTGGTTGACCTTGACGGTAAGGTGGTTGAAGGAGACCTCCGCCCCTCCTCGGATACCCCGACCCACGCAGTCCTCTACCGTGAGTTTTCCGGAGTCCTGGGTATTACCCACACCCACAGTCCCTACGGGGTCGCATGGGCCCAGGCCTGCGAAGCAGTTCCGATTTACGGCACCACCCATGCGGACCACCTGACGGAGGACATTCCCTGCACGGAGGTTATGCGGGACGAGGCCATCAGGAACAACTACGAAATCGAAACGGGAAATCAGATAGTCCAGGCCTTCAGGGGGTTGAATCCCCTGGAGATCGAGATGGTACTCGTGGCCTGCCACGGGCCCTTTGCCTGGGGAAAGAGTGCCTGGAAAAGCGTGTATAACGCGGCGGTGCTGGAAGAGATCGCCAAAATGGCCTGGCTGACACGGATACTGCGCCCGGGCACTCCCAGGCTGAAGGAATCCCTGAAACGAAAGCACTATGACCGCAAGCACGGTAAAGACGCCTACTATGGGCAGGCATGA
- a CDS encoding xylulokinase, translating into MNTESMQNMAQIIRSGKAILGMELGSTRIKASLISPEGSPLAGGSYGWENRFEKGVWTYDMDEVWRGIAGCYADLTEDVKKRYALELETFSAGGFSGMMHGYVALDKNGELLTPFRTWRNNITGKAAQELTKLFGFAIPQRWSIAHLYQAILNKEEHVKEIDYLTTLAGYVHWKLTGERVTGIGEGSGMFPIDPETLDYDKARIEKFDRLVAEKNYPWKLRDILPKVLMAGEKAGTLSRSGAELLDPSGRLKAGIPVCPPEGDAGTGMVATNSVRPRTGNVSAGTSVFAMIVLEKPLREVHPEIDIVTTPDGKPVAMAHSNNCSSDFDAWMGILGQAASVMGMDASADSLYGKLMPLALQGDPDAGGLLAISYVSGEHITGFSEGRPLVVRRPESSFTLPNLLRALLFTAFCALRTGLNILTEKEGVAVDEIRGHGGIFRTPEVGQRIMAAATGTPVSLPETAGEGGAWGMALLAAYMLKGRETSSLPDFLDSLIADSLGQAVKPDPEDVKGFNEFFRRYHNGLSIEREAVKALGEVET; encoded by the coding sequence ATGAACACTGAATCCATGCAGAACATGGCACAGATAATCAGGAGCGGAAAAGCAATACTGGGAATGGAACTCGGTTCCACCCGAATCAAGGCCAGTCTTATAAGTCCGGAGGGATCTCCCCTTGCCGGCGGCTCCTACGGCTGGGAGAACAGGTTTGAGAAGGGTGTCTGGACCTACGACATGGACGAGGTCTGGCGGGGAATCGCCGGCTGCTATGCCGATCTGACGGAGGATGTCAAAAAACGCTATGCCCTGGAACTGGAAACCTTCAGCGCCGGAGGTTTCAGCGGCATGATGCACGGATATGTAGCCCTGGATAAAAACGGTGAACTTCTTACTCCCTTTCGTACCTGGCGCAACAACATAACCGGAAAAGCTGCTCAAGAGCTCACGAAGCTCTTCGGTTTCGCCATTCCCCAGCGGTGGAGCATCGCCCATCTGTACCAGGCGATCCTGAACAAGGAAGAACACGTTAAAGAGATCGACTACCTCACCACCCTGGCGGGCTACGTCCACTGGAAGCTGACGGGAGAACGGGTCACGGGCATCGGCGAAGGCTCAGGGATGTTTCCCATCGACCCCGAAACCCTGGACTATGACAAGGCCAGGATAGAGAAATTCGATCGCCTGGTGGCTGAAAAAAACTATCCGTGGAAGCTCAGAGACATTCTGCCGAAAGTTCTGATGGCCGGGGAAAAGGCCGGCACTCTGTCCCGGTCGGGGGCTGAGCTCCTGGATCCCTCGGGCAGGCTGAAGGCGGGCATACCCGTCTGCCCCCCGGAGGGAGACGCCGGTACAGGCATGGTGGCCACCAACAGTGTACGTCCCAGGACCGGAAACGTCTCAGCGGGAACCTCGGTATTCGCCATGATCGTACTTGAAAAACCCCTCAGAGAGGTTCATCCGGAGATCGACATCGTGACGACTCCCGACGGAAAACCCGTTGCCATGGCCCACTCCAACAACTGCTCCAGCGACTTTGACGCCTGGATGGGAATCCTCGGCCAGGCTGCCTCGGTCATGGGTATGGATGCATCGGCGGACAGCCTCTATGGGAAACTGATGCCCCTGGCGCTGCAGGGAGACCCCGATGCAGGGGGACTCCTGGCCATAAGCTATGTCTCCGGAGAACATATAACCGGGTTCAGTGAAGGCCGTCCCCTTGTAGTCCGCAGACCGGAAAGCAGTTTTACCCTGCCGAACCTGCTGCGCGCCCTGCTTTTTACCGCCTTCTGCGCCCTGCGTACGGGACTGAATATTCTTACCGAAAAAGAGGGGGTCGCTGTTGACGAGATTCGCGGCCACGGAGGGATTTTCAGGACACCGGAGGTTGGGCAGCGCATCATGGCAGCCGCCACCGGGACCCCGGTAAGCCTCCCGGAAACCGCCGGAGAGGGAGGAGCCTGGGGAATGGCTCTGCTTGCGGCCTATATGCTGAAAGGCAGGGAGACCTCGAGCCTGCCGGATTTTCTCGATTCCCTGATAGCCGACAGCCTGGGGCAGGCGGTCAAACCGGATCCTGAAGATGTAAAGGGATTCAACGAATTCTTCAGGCGCTATCATAATGGTCTGTCCATTGAGCGGGAGGCGGTCAAGGCACTAGGAGAAGTAGAGACGTAA
- a CDS encoding LacI family DNA-binding transcriptional regulator — translation MADTVTIKDIARLAGVSIGTVDRVLHNRGRVAEATKSRILGIIRDTGFKPNLFASNLAQSRNYRIGVLTPGPDQDSGFWQLPHRGMQTAAEELSAFSLELLFHCFDRFSPDSFRTAAEELLTDTPDGILLAPILPEPAEEFVRKLPEDLPLCCFDSDLPEMHKLTYIGQDPRMSGRLAAKLMRMLVPPEMETVIIQAVNLDDHIRGREEGFRSYYPKDKKPPVLEEVHLDSKDTCFAFLDSLFSRNPAIGGFFVANASVHRVAEYLSQHGRTDIALIGYDLIPRNREYLERGIIDFLISQRPETQGYLGIQTLFRALNRQPVAEHHVVMPIDILTAENIHYYTTFEPFNDIREIV, via the coding sequence GTGGCCGATACTGTAACCATCAAGGATATAGCACGACTCGCCGGGGTTTCCATCGGAACGGTGGACCGGGTACTCCACAATCGCGGGCGGGTAGCGGAGGCCACAAAAAGCAGGATACTGGGAATAATCAGGGATACGGGCTTTAAACCGAACCTCTTTGCCAGTAACCTGGCCCAGTCACGGAATTATCGTATCGGCGTACTTACCCCCGGACCGGACCAGGACTCCGGCTTCTGGCAGCTTCCCCACCGGGGCATGCAGACCGCGGCTGAAGAGCTCTCCGCCTTCTCCCTGGAGCTGCTGTTCCACTGCTTCGACCGCTTCAGCCCGGATTCATTCCGCACAGCCGCTGAGGAACTGCTGACGGACACACCCGACGGCATCCTGCTTGCTCCTATCCTTCCGGAGCCTGCCGAAGAGTTCGTCCGAAAACTGCCCGAGGATCTTCCCCTCTGCTGCTTCGATTCTGACCTGCCGGAAATGCACAAGCTCACTTACATAGGACAGGATCCCCGCATGAGCGGCCGCCTGGCGGCAAAACTGATGCGCATGCTTGTTCCGCCGGAAATGGAGACGGTTATAATTCAGGCCGTCAACCTGGACGACCATATCCGAGGCCGGGAAGAAGGCTTCCGCTCCTACTATCCGAAGGACAAAAAGCCGCCGGTCCTGGAGGAGGTCCACCTGGACTCGAAAGATACCTGTTTTGCCTTTCTGGACTCCCTTTTTTCACGGAATCCCGCAATAGGCGGTTTTTTCGTGGCCAACGCATCTGTTCACCGGGTCGCTGAATACCTTTCGCAACACGGCAGAACCGATATTGCCCTCATTGGCTACGACCTGATTCCCAGGAACCGGGAGTATCTGGAACGGGGGATAATAGATTTTCTGATAAGCCAGAGACCGGAGACCCAGGGCTACCTTGGAATCCAGACCCTCTTCCGCGCCTTGAACCGGCAACCCGTTGCGGAGCATCACGTGGTCATGCCCATAGACATACTGACCGCTGAGAATATCCATTACTACACAACCTTTGAACCCTTTAACGACATCAGGGAGATTGTTTAA
- a CDS encoding DMT family transporter has protein sequence MHIMLGQIFALLTAACWAHNSIVYSEAGKRVGSRAVTHVRLWIALPAMLAVHFIVLGRFFPAGFQFSVYLYLLLSGFFGFFIADLLIFKAFVDAGPRETLVIMTLSPIFAALFSWVVLGEVLSPLQILGILATVGGVIWVILEEGARGRGVKSPEASRKRVGALFALGGAFTQALGMMLAKAGLVSGLHPVSANLLRLAAGLAGLILYALIRGSFVRDFAAMKDRTALGLTASGALIGPVLGIVLSLYALSWAPVGIVTALMQTSPILLLPLDHYVFKKRVTPGALAGTLVAVGGTILLFSL, from the coding sequence ATGCACATAATGCTCGGGCAGATCTTCGCTCTGCTGACCGCGGCCTGCTGGGCCCACAACTCCATTGTCTATTCCGAAGCCGGAAAAAGGGTCGGCTCCAGAGCGGTGACCCATGTCAGGCTCTGGATAGCCCTGCCGGCAATGCTGGCGGTCCATTTTATTGTTCTCGGCAGATTCTTTCCCGCGGGATTCCAGTTCTCCGTCTACCTCTATCTGCTCCTGTCAGGATTTTTCGGTTTCTTTATCGCGGACCTGCTGATTTTCAAGGCCTTTGTGGATGCAGGGCCCCGGGAAACCCTGGTAATAATGACCCTGTCCCCGATTTTTGCAGCCCTCTTTTCGTGGGTGGTACTGGGGGAGGTTCTCAGCCCTTTACAGATCCTGGGAATACTGGCTACCGTCGGCGGGGTCATCTGGGTCATTCTGGAAGAAGGGGCCCGGGGCAGGGGGGTTAAAAGCCCGGAGGCCTCCAGAAAACGGGTGGGCGCCCTCTTCGCCCTGGGAGGAGCTTTTACCCAGGCATTGGGGATGATGCTGGCCAAGGCGGGGCTGGTCTCGGGACTGCACCCGGTAAGCGCTAATCTTCTGCGTCTGGCGGCGGGCCTGGCGGGACTTATACTGTATGCCCTGATCAGGGGCTCCTTTGTGCGGGATTTTGCCGCCATGAAGGACCGTACGGCCCTGGGACTGACTGCAAGCGGGGCTCTGATAGGTCCGGTTCTCGGGATTGTGCTCTCCCTTTATGCCCTCTCGTGGGCACCGGTGGGAATTGTCACAGCCCTCATGCAGACCTCCCCCATACTGCTGCTCCCCCTGGACCATTATGTGTTTAAAAAGCGGGTCACCCCCGGGGCTCTTGCGGGTACCCTGGTTGCCGTAGGGGGGACGATCCTGCTTTTCAGTCTGTGA
- a CDS encoding VOC family protein, producing MSTLSDTISGFQHLGLPVRDIEASIAFYRRLGFSVFRRHEFDENGATTQVAFLDMKAFRLELYQPAAGVANDRSTGTIDHIALDVQDIDTAHKAVQEAGFKIVEGINELPLHAKGIRYFMILGPDNERVEFNQIL from the coding sequence ATGAGTACGCTCAGCGACACCATAAGCGGATTTCAGCATCTGGGACTTCCTGTAAGGGACATCGAAGCATCCATCGCTTTCTATCGAAGATTGGGATTTTCCGTATTCCGCAGGCATGAATTTGATGAAAATGGCGCAACCACACAGGTAGCTTTTCTTGATATGAAGGCTTTCCGCCTCGAACTCTATCAACCCGCTGCCGGTGTCGCAAACGACCGTTCTACCGGAACCATCGATCACATCGCCCTGGACGTACAGGACATCGATACCGCCCATAAGGCGGTTCAGGAAGCCGGCTTTAAAATTGTGGAGGGCATCAACGAACTCCCCCTTCATGCAAAGGGCATACGCTACTTCATGATTCTCGGTCCGGACAATGAGAGGGTGGAATTCAACCAGATTCTCTAG
- a CDS encoding ArsR/SmtB family transcription factor: MLRREEMNNRENRAIIIDPSEDFDKIKGLASKIRLKILEIIDQGAKNINELSAALEMPQSTIATNVMILEEAGLIKTEQIKGKKGTQKICHPIYSEIVIEFANLKREVEQDNVIEVEMPIGLYNRYEVSAPCGLCSTESIIGYLDVPNHFLNPERVKAGLIWFEKGYVEYKFPNNSLYKDTSLKTLELVTELSSEVPGTNKEWLSDISLWLNDVKVGTWTSPGDYGDKRGKLTPSWWKLEGSQYGLLKSWRVTNNGSFVDGLKISDVKIADLDLSAHHSITVKIGVEDDAKHVGGINIFGRGFGNYNQDIVLRLYFS; encoded by the coding sequence GTGCTGAGACGTGAAGAGATGAATAACCGAGAAAATAGAGCCATTATAATAGATCCCAGCGAAGATTTTGATAAAATCAAGGGGCTTGCCTCGAAGATACGCCTGAAGATACTCGAGATCATTGACCAGGGCGCCAAAAACATCAATGAGCTATCCGCTGCTCTGGAGATGCCTCAGTCAACAATCGCGACAAACGTGATGATTCTTGAGGAGGCTGGACTGATTAAAACAGAGCAGATTAAGGGGAAGAAAGGGACACAAAAGATTTGTCACCCGATTTACTCCGAGATAGTGATTGAGTTCGCAAACCTGAAAAGAGAAGTGGAACAGGATAATGTCATTGAAGTTGAAATGCCAATCGGTTTGTATAACCGGTATGAGGTTTCCGCCCCCTGTGGACTTTGCTCGACGGAGAGTATAATCGGTTATCTCGATGTCCCTAACCATTTTCTCAATCCCGAGAGGGTAAAAGCCGGACTGATCTGGTTCGAAAAAGGTTACGTTGAGTACAAGTTTCCCAACAACAGCCTCTACAAGGATACCTCACTCAAGACTCTGGAACTGGTAACAGAACTTTCTTCAGAGGTTCCCGGCACCAACAAGGAATGGCTGTCGGATATCTCCCTGTGGTTGAACGACGTAAAAGTCGGTACCTGGACGTCCCCCGGGGACTATGGTGATAAAAGAGGAAAGCTGACTCCTTCCTGGTGGAAGCTCGAAGGATCACAATATGGTCTGCTCAAAAGCTGGAGGGTTACAAACAACGGTTCTTTTGTTGACGGCTTAAAAATATCTGATGTTAAGATTGCGGATCTTGATCTTTCCGCCCACCACTCCATTACCGTCAAAATCGGTGTCGAAGATGACGCAAAACATGTGGGCGGAATAAATATCTTTGGACGTGGATTCGGCAACTACAATCAGGATATAGTCTTACGTCTCTACTTCTCCTAG
- the fumC gene encoding class II fumarate hydratase — translation MAYRVEHDSMGDIQVEDSRYWGSQTQRSLENFPIGGERFSDDFIRAYGCLKKACVLANAPSAVWKKEKLEALLAACDEVIAGKLKEHFPLVVWQTGSGTQTNMNLNEVIANRAAELLGGKKGQKELVHPNDDVNRSQSSNDTFPAAMHIAAVSMVRDRLLPAVELLASELEAKARIWARLIKVGRTHLQDAVPLSLGQEFSAYVAQLRQAARRIDLAAEELLELPIGGTAVGTGLNAPAGFDDAVCGELEKITGERYTSAPNKFALLAAHDGMAGLSGALSTLAAALMKIANDIRWLGSGPRCGIGELILPENEPGSSIMPGKVNPTQNEALTMVCAQVMGNHSTVAFACSQGNFELNVFKPVIIHNLLQSIRLLSDGMESFRLRCVAGIDVNREKLAEYLERTLMVVTALNPHIGYDKSAAIAKKAYTENITLKEAGISLGFLSSEEYDRWVVPERMV, via the coding sequence ATGGCGTATCGAGTCGAACACGATTCCATGGGAGATATTCAGGTAGAGGATTCCCGTTACTGGGGATCTCAGACCCAGCGTTCCCTGGAGAACTTCCCTATCGGAGGAGAGAGGTTTTCTGACGATTTTATCCGGGCCTATGGATGTCTCAAAAAAGCCTGTGTACTGGCGAACGCCCCCTCGGCAGTCTGGAAAAAGGAGAAGCTTGAGGCTCTTCTTGCCGCCTGTGACGAGGTTATCGCAGGGAAACTGAAGGAGCATTTTCCCCTGGTGGTCTGGCAGACAGGCAGCGGTACCCAGACCAATATGAACCTGAACGAGGTTATCGCAAACCGGGCAGCGGAACTGCTTGGAGGCAAAAAAGGACAGAAGGAACTGGTGCATCCCAACGACGATGTAAACCGTTCCCAGTCCTCCAACGATACCTTTCCGGCGGCCATGCATATTGCCGCGGTCTCCATGGTCAGAGACCGTCTGCTCCCCGCCGTCGAGCTTCTCGCTTCGGAGCTGGAGGCAAAAGCCCGGATCTGGGCCCGGCTGATCAAGGTCGGCAGGACCCATCTGCAGGATGCCGTTCCCCTGAGCCTGGGGCAGGAGTTCTCCGCTTACGTGGCGCAGCTCCGTCAGGCGGCACGCCGCATCGACCTGGCTGCCGAGGAGCTGCTGGAACTCCCCATCGGCGGGACCGCCGTGGGGACCGGACTGAATGCTCCTGCCGGTTTTGACGATGCAGTCTGCGGGGAACTCGAGAAAATCACCGGAGAAAGATATACCAGTGCGCCCAACAAGTTCGCCCTCCTCGCGGCACATGACGGCATGGCGGGACTCTCCGGAGCCCTTTCCACGCTGGCCGCAGCACTCATGAAGATTGCCAACGATATCCGCTGGCTCGGCTCGGGGCCCCGCTGCGGTATCGGAGAGCTGATCCTTCCGGAAAACGAGCCGGGGAGTTCCATAATGCCGGGCAAGGTGAATCCCACCCAGAACGAGGCCCTTACCATGGTATGCGCCCAGGTAATGGGAAACCACAGTACCGTCGCCTTCGCCTGTTCCCAGGGTAATTTTGAACTGAACGTGTTCAAGCCGGTTATTATACACAACCTGCTTCAGTCGATCCGGCTGCTTTCCGACGGCATGGAGAGTTTCCGGCTGCGCTGTGTGGCAGGAATCGATGTAAACAGGGAAAAGCTGGCTGAGTACCTTGAGCGTACCCTCATGGTAGTTACGGCTCTGAATCCCCATATCGGCTATGACAAGTCCGCGGCAATAGCCAAGAAAGCCTACACCGAGAACATCACCCTCAAGGAGGCCGGAATCAGCCTGGGCTTTCTCTCCTCCGAAGAATACGACCGCTGGGTTGTCCCAGAACGGATGGTGTAA